One window of the Gammaproteobacteria bacterium genome contains the following:
- the uvrC gene encoding excinuclease ABC subunit UvrC: MATGQKSVGNAPAFDGRAFLRTVTTRPGVYRILDAAEQALYVGKAANLRNRLRSYCGGGNQALKIRRIMAQAHSIKVTVTASEREALVLESSLIKNLRPRYNVLFRDDKSYPYLRLDDSHDFPRLHFYRGSRRERGRYFGPYPDPRAVRGTLSLLQKLFRIRDCDDRSFRGRRRPCLQYQLQRCTAPCVGYIGREEYLQDVHRSALLLEGRDRELMEGLLEPMRQAAERLDFERAARYRDQVAKLRAVQARHRPSDPGAVLDAIACRIEADRACVQVFPVRGGTPRSSRAFFPSRQAGAGPGEVLSAFLSQYYLADGGGAPLPAEILLNHLPDDCRLLESVLAERAGRPVTIRCRPRGERGRWLSLAGENARLALAEREAARGEGGPLRELGRLLERRKPLCRIEGFDISHTRGEAATASCVVFDAGGARRGEYRRFNIRGIRPGDDCAAIGQAVTRHYRRRAQEAAPLPDLLLIDGGRAQAAQAVRTLRELQLASEIEVLGIRKGEGRRPSEDRLVRADGRCLRLAAASPALRLLQRVRDEAHRFASAGHRRRRARQRLDSPLTDLPGIGQVRRRSLLLHFGGAQGVRAAGTEELARVPGIGKRLARHIHGLLHEEP, from the coding sequence GTGGCCACAGGGCAAAAAAGCGTTGGGAATGCCCCCGCCTTCGATGGCCGCGCCTTCCTGCGCACGGTGACGACCCGGCCGGGGGTGTACCGCATCCTGGACGCGGCCGAGCAGGCGCTTTACGTGGGCAAGGCCGCCAACCTGCGCAACCGCTTGCGCAGCTACTGCGGGGGCGGCAACCAGGCCCTCAAGATCCGCCGCATTATGGCGCAGGCGCACTCTATCAAGGTGACGGTGACCGCCAGCGAGAGGGAGGCGCTGGTGCTGGAAAGCAGCCTGATCAAGAACCTGCGCCCCCGCTACAACGTGCTGTTCCGCGACGATAAGAGTTACCCCTATCTGCGCCTGGACGACAGCCACGACTTCCCGCGCCTGCATTTCTATCGCGGCTCGCGCCGGGAGCGGGGGCGCTACTTCGGGCCCTATCCCGACCCGCGCGCGGTGCGCGGCACCCTGAGTCTGTTGCAAAAACTATTTCGCATCCGCGACTGCGACGACCGCTCCTTTCGCGGCCGCCGCCGTCCCTGCCTGCAATACCAGCTGCAGCGCTGCACGGCGCCCTGCGTGGGCTATATCGGCCGCGAGGAATACCTGCAGGATGTGCACAGGTCGGCCCTGCTGCTAGAGGGCCGCGACCGGGAGCTGATGGAGGGGCTGCTGGAGCCAATGCGCCAAGCGGCGGAGCGTCTCGATTTCGAGCGTGCCGCCCGCTACCGGGACCAGGTCGCTAAATTGCGCGCCGTGCAGGCGCGGCACCGGCCCAGCGACCCCGGCGCCGTTCTGGACGCCATCGCCTGCCGGATCGAGGCGGATCGGGCCTGCGTACAGGTTTTTCCCGTGCGCGGCGGGACGCCTCGCAGCAGCCGGGCCTTTTTCCCGAGCAGGCAGGCGGGGGCAGGGCCGGGAGAAGTCCTGAGCGCCTTCCTGTCTCAATACTACCTGGCCGATGGCGGCGGGGCGCCTCTGCCGGCCGAGATACTGCTCAACCATCTGCCGGACGATTGCCGCCTGTTGGAGTCCGTCCTGGCGGAGCGGGCAGGGAGGCCGGTGACGATTCGCTGCCGTCCCCGGGGCGAGCGGGGCCGGTGGCTGTCGCTGGCCGGGGAAAACGCCCGCTTGGCTCTGGCGGAGCGGGAGGCGGCGCGAGGAGAGGGCGGCCCATTACGGGAATTGGGGCGCCTCCTCGAACGCCGTAAGCCATTGTGCCGCATCGAGGGATTCGATATCAGCCACACTCGCGGGGAGGCGGCCACCGCTTCCTGCGTAGTCTTCGATGCCGGCGGCGCGCGGCGCGGCGAGTACCGGCGTTTCAATATCCGCGGCATCCGTCCCGGCGACGATTGCGCCGCCATCGGCCAGGCAGTCACACGGCACTACCGGCGGCGCGCGCAGGAGGCGGCGCCGTTGCCGGACCTGTTGCTCATTGACGGCGGCCGGGCGCAGGCGGCGCAGGCAGTCAGGACGTTGCGGGAATTGCAGTTGGCGAGCGAGATCGAGGTGCTGGGCATCCGCAAAGGGGAAGGGCGCCGTCCGTCGGAGGACCGGCTGGTCCGCGCCGACGGACGCTGCCTGCGGCTCGCCGCCGCTTCGCCAGCCCTGCGCTTGTTGCAGCGGGTCCGGGACGAGGCGCACCGTTTTGCCAGCGCCGGCCACCGCCGCCGCCGTGCCCGGCAGCGGCTGGATTCGCCGCTGACGGACCTGCCCGGGATTGGCCAAGTGCGCCGACGCAGCCTGTTGCTGCATTTCGGCGGCGCTCAGGGCGTGCGCGCCGCCGGCACCGAAGAACTGGCCCGGGTGCCGGGAATCGGCAAGCGGCTGGCCCGGCATATCCACGGTCTGCTGCACGAAGAGCCTTGA